One genomic window of Fusarium fujikuroi IMI 58289 draft genome, chromosome FFUJ_chr01 includes the following:
- a CDS encoding related to flavin oxidoreductase, whose protein sequence is MENKAAPGVPYFTPAQEPPAGTPLKADSAPTLFKPLRTRGVEQQNRFVVSPMCTYSAKDGHLTDFHLVHLGQFALQGAGLVFVEATAVEPRGRISPEDSGLWEDSQIVPLKRITDFIHSQNTKAAIQLAHVGSLFKEKPQPSTVAPWIGGTVNKALATKEVGGWPDDIVAPSAIPFAEDFGTPHELTTEEIKHLVQKWKDSAIRAVKAGFDVIEIHAAHGYLLHQFLSPLSNKRTDQYGGSFENRARLLFEIIEAIRAVVPEEMPVWVRISATEWMEWNDEPSWDLESSIQLAKQLPDAGVDVLDISSGGNLKAQKIKAHQTVQTDLAGKIHDAVRADGKELLIGTVGYITDGPFARSLVQENEDPKADLVLAARQFLREPDFVLSAAHQLNVDVKWPIQYHRAPPKPRGPHSK, encoded by the exons ATGGAGAACAAAGCAGCCCCCGGGGTTCCTTACTTCACCCCGGCCCAAGAGCCACCGGCCGGAACCCCGCTCAAGGCCGATTCCGCCCCGACGCTGTTCAAGCCTCTTCGCACTCGTGGCGTTGAGCAGCAGAATCGCTTTGTCGTTTCTCCTATGTGTACTTACTCCGCCAAGGATGGTCACTTAACAGATTTTCatcttgttcatcttggcCAGTTCGCTCTACAAGGTGCTGGCCTCGTCTTTGTTGAGGCCACCGCAGTTGAACCTCGGGGTCGGATCAGTCCTGAGGACTCTGGTCTCTGGGAGGATAGTCAAATCGTCCCTCTGAAGCGTATCACAGACTTCATCCAtagccaaaacaccaaagctGCCATCCAACTCGCTCATGTAGGCTCATTATTTAAGGAGAAGCCTCAAC CGAGCACAGTTGCGCCTTGGATCGGCGGTACCGTAAACAAAGCACTTGCTACCAAAGAGGTCGGCGGCTGGCCAGATGATATTGTCGCCCCCAGTGCTATCCCGTTTGCTGAAGACTTTGGAACACCTCACGAGCTGACGACGGAGGAGATCAAGCATCTTGTGCAGAAATGGAAGGACTCCGCTATAAGAGCCGTCAAGGCTGGCTTTGATGTCATTGAGATCCACGCGGCTCACGGTTACCTCTTGCACCAGTTCCTTTCGCCTCTCTCCAAC AAACGAACGGACCAGTACGGAGGTAGCTTTGAGAACCGTGCTCGTCTCCTCTTCGAGATCATTGAAGCTATTCGCGCTGTTGTTCCCGAGGAGATGCCCGTCTGGGTGCGGATCTCTGCTACCGAGTGGATGGAGTGGAATGACGAGCCATCCTGGGATCTCGAGAGCAGTATTCAGCTCGCAAAACAGCTTCCTGACGCAGGAGTTGACGTGCTTGACATCAGCAGTGGAGGCAACTTGAAGGCgcaaaagatcaaggcccATCAAACGGTCCAGACCGACCTGGCAGGCAAGATCCACGATGCCGTCCGTGCTGACGGAAAAGAGCTTCTGATTGGAACTGTTGGTTACATCACAGATGGTCCATTTGCTCGTTCACTCGTCCAGGAGAACGAGGATCCCAAGGCTGATCTCGTGCTTGCTGCAAGACAGTTCCTCAGGGAGCCCGACTTTGTTCTCAGTGCTGCTCATCAGCTGAACGTTGATGTCAAGTGGCCGATTCAGTATCACCGTGCACCACCTAAACCTCGAGGACCTCACAGCAAGTAG
- a CDS encoding probable cytochrome-c peroxidase precursor, whose product MASATRQFARAATRATRNGFAIAPRQVIRQQGRRYYSSEPTQKSSSAWVWLTGAAVAGGAGYYFYANGASSATPKVFNPTKDDYQKVYNEIAARLEEKDDYDDGSYGPVLVRLAWHASGTYDKETGTGGSNGATMRFAPEADHGANAGLAAARNFLEPVKEKFPWITYSDLWILAGVCAIQEMLGPAIPYRPGRSDRDVSGCTPDGRLPDASKRSGHLRDIFYRMGFNDQEIVALSGAHALGRCHTDRSGYEGPWTFSPTVLTNDYFRLLVEEKWQWKKWNGPAQYEDKSTKSLMMLPSDIALIEDKKFKPWVEKYAKDNDAFFKDFSDVVLRLFELGVPFAQGTENQRWTFKPTNQE is encoded by the coding sequence ATGGCCTCCGCTACCCGACAGTTCGCCCGCGCGGCCACTCGCGCTACTCGCAACGGCTTCGCCATTGCTCCTAGACAGGTCATTCGCCAGCAGGGTCGCCGATACTATTCTTCTGAGCCCACACAGAAGTCATCTTCCGCCTGGGTGTGGTTGACTGGTGCCGCAgttgctggtggtgctggttACTACTTCTACGCCAACGGCGCTTCTTCCGCAACCCCCAAGGTTTTCAACCCTACCAAGGACGACTATCAGAAGGTTTACAACGAGATTGCTGCTCGcctggaggagaaggatgactATGATGACGGCAGCTACGGCCCCGTTCTCGTGCGTCTCGCTTGGCACGCCAGCGGTACCTACGACAAGGAGACTGGCACTGGTGGCAGTAACGGTGCCACCATGCGATTCGCCCCCGAGGCTGATCATGGCGCCAATGCTGGCCTGGCAGCTGCCCGCAACTTTCTCGAACCCGTGAAGGAGAAGTTCCCTTGGATCACCTACTCTGATCTCTGGATCCTTGCTGGTGTTTGCGCTATCCAGGAGATGCTGGGTCCTGCCATTCCTTACAGACCTGGTCGCTCTGATCGTGATGTCTCTGGTTGTACACCCGACGGACGTCTTCCCGACGCCTCAAAGCGCTCTGGACATCTACGAGACATTTTCTACCGTATGGGCTTCAACGACCAGGAGATTGTCGCCCTTTCCGGCGCCCACGCTCTTGGCCGCTGCCACACTGACCGATCCGGTTATGAGGGTCCTTGGACTTTCTCCCCTACCGTTCTGACCAACGACTACTTCCGCCTCCTTGTCGAAGAGAAGTGGCAGTGGAAGAAGTGGAATGGCCCTGCCCAGTACGAAGACAAGTCTACCAAGTCTCTGATGATGCTTCCTAGCGACATTGCCCTGatcgaggacaagaagttcaagcCTTGGGTCGAGAAGTACGCCAAGGATAACGatgccttcttcaaggacTTTTCCGACGTCGTTCTCCGATTATTTGAACTCGGTGTTCCTTTCGCCCAGGGCACTGAGAACCAGCGCTGGACCTTTAAGCCTACGAACCAGGAATAA
- a CDS encoding related to PRP39-pre-mRNA splicing factor, whose amino-acid sequence MSDFGHFGSDEEYATVRKHNAEVESDPDNFEHWENLIKACETLEGGLNRNSSPQALATFRDAYDRFLIKFPLLFGYWKKYADMEFNIAGPESAEMVYERGCASITNSVDLWTDYCSFKMETTHDPHLVRELFERGSAFVGLDFLAHPFWDKYIEYEERQEAQDKIYAIHARIIRIPMHQYARYYERFRSLSHNQPITEVVSAEDLSRFRAEVEAETIAYGGGPKAELEIERDVRAKIDAMYYEIFTATQTEVSKRWTYESEIKRPYFHVTALEHKDLVNWRKYLDFEEAEGDFTRTVALYERCLVTCAYYDDLWFRYARWMSGQEDKQEEVRNIYARASTMFVPVSRPGIRLQWAYFEESAGRVDVALDIHEAILLRLPDCVEVIVSWANVQRRQNGIDAAIQVFKEQIDSATVDVYTKAALVAEWALLLLKAKGSVEEARGVFMKNVQWCADSRLFWDRWFNFELDQPTSLESEAQHSERMKKVFDELRERSRLSPAVKKDLTQVYLTYLIERGNKDAMKVFLQIDREIFGPSSVAKLSTGSGKENGVAKGELDEASKQRAEAQYSHFYETHGEPDADAQGNADFN is encoded by the exons ATGAGCGACTTCGGTCATTTCGGCTCCGATGAGGAGTACGCAACTGTGCGCAAGCACAATGCTGAGGTG GAGTCTGACCCCGACAACTTCGAGCACTGGGAGAACCTCATCAAAGCTTGTGAGACATTGGAGGGTGGCTTGAATCGCAACTCAAGCCCTCAAGCACTAGCGACCTTCCGCGATGCCTACGACAGATTCCTCATTAAATTCCCTCTGCTCTTTGGGTACTGGAAGAAATATGCCGACATGGAGTTCAATATTGCCGGCCCCGAGTCTGCTGAGATG GTATACGAGAGAGGATGCGCAAGCATCACCAATTCTGTCGACTTGTGGACGGACTACTGCTCCTTCAAGATGGAGACAACCCATGACCCACACCTCGTCAGAGA ACTATTTGAGCGAGGATCAGCCTTCGTGGGACTCGATTTTCTTGCCCATCCTTTCTGGGACAAGTACATTGAGTACGAAGAGCGTCAGGAAGCACAAGACAAAATTTACGCCATCCATGCACGAATCATTCGCATACCAATGCACCAGTATGCACGTTACTACGAGAGGTTTCGATCGCTATCACATAATCAACCCATCACAGAGGTGGTGTCTGCTGAGGATCTTTCACGTTTCAGGGCGGAGGTCGAAGCTGAAACAATTGCTTATGGCGGCGGTCCTAAGGCTGAGCTGGAGATTGAGCGCGATGTTCGTGCAAAGATCGATGCCATGTACTACGAAATTTTCACTGCGACGCAAACTGAGGTATCGAAGCGCTGGACCTACGAATCGGAGATTAAGAGACCCTACTTTCACGTTACGGCTTTGGAACACAAGGATCTGGTCAACTGGCGCAAATACCTGGATttcgaagaagctgaaggcgATTTCACACGAACCGTCGCTTTGTACGAACGATGTCTTGTCACATGCGCCTATTACGATGACCTCTGGTTCCGATATGCCCGGTGGATGAGTGGCCAGGAAGACAAGCAAGAGGAAGTTCGCAACATTTATGCACGTGCTTCGACGATGTTTGTGCCTGTTAGCCGACCAGGCATCAGACTGCAATGGGCTTACTTCGAAGAAAGTGCTGGCCGAGTTGACGTTGCCCTTGATATCCATGAGGCAATTCTTCTGAGGCTACCAGACTGTGTTGAGGTCATTGTGTCGTGGGCCAATGTCCAGCGACGACAAAATGGCATTGACGCCGCTATTCAGGTGTTTAAGGAACAGATCGATTCTGCTACGGTAGACGTGTACACCAAAGCTGCCTTGGTTGCAGAATGGGCTCTTTTGCTCTTGAAGGCCAAGGGTTCGGTGGAAGAGGCTCGCGGGGTTTTTATGAAAAATGTGCAGTGGTGTGCGGACAGCAGGCTATTCTGGGATCGATGGTTCAACTTTGAGTTGGATCAGCCAACGAGCCTCGAGAGTGAAGCTCAACACAGCGAGCGCATGAAGAAAGTATTCGACGAGCTTCGAGAACGAAGCCGACTCTCCCCAGCAgtcaagaaggacttgacCCAAGTATATCTCACATACTTGATCGAGAGAGGCAACAAGGATGCCATGAAGGTATTCTTGCAAATCGACAGAGAGATATTTGG GCCATCGTCGGTAGCCAAACTCTCTACGGGCAGCGGCAAGGAGAATGGGGTTGCAAAGGGAGAGCTGGACGAGGCCAGCAAGCAGCGGGCCGAGGCCCAGTACTCTCACTTTTACGAGACTCATGGTGAACCAGACGCTGATGCGCAGGGCAACGCAGACTTCAACTGA
- a CDS encoding related to phosphatidylinositol phosphate phosphatase, whose protein sequence is MEYSSGAYSSQAPSPEKSCELYIRDYPHRSIAIVSTSHTLILRYTTSTSEAIANGSLTSLTASTRSRGNPGEALVSKCMVEFAPVSRHLLQDYRRLTHRPIYGTLGLITVNSDVFLSVITHATRAATLRPGETVERINGVAFYCLSSADYDDVVPLESLDPEFSDSASVQSGPYGQGLGRREVAMEHPCHELRSLLSNGTFYYSTDFDLTNRLQDRPINSNSFEIDNFDDGFLWNSFMISPLVQFRSRLMPNERAALDSSRILTSAIRGFCKTMTIPLSSSPLKNSKSGMPSFMTLISRLSCRRAGTRFNSRGIDDDGHVANFVETETTFWSPAGTMFSYAQVRGSVPVFWEQAADLIPGRQKITVTRSPDGTQPAFNKHFEELEQSYGAVHVINLLSETKPGEVELSTLYHNGIKHCPLSRAGPDGSSDHALLRETNYDFHAETKGPAGYEAARDIRRYIEDSTDGFAYFLAEETSEPRYDHDGSGQARMVVVLQQEGVFRTNCLDCLDRTNLVQTMISQMAVEAFLGHRGEFAASDFWMRHSSLWADNGDSLSKTYAGTGALKSSFTRHGKMSLAGAVADVRKSVQRIYHNNFLDPSRQITIDMLLGRLVGQAAVLLFDPISDFVSTELSKRSSEFTSYNSITIWVGTFNLNGRTEGVNDDLGPWLFPETLGDAQPDIYVVGFQEIVELSPQQIMNSDPSRKNLWEHAVKRNLNDRQKRLGGERYVLLRSGQLVGAALCIFVKTPSLANIKNVEGSVKKTGMSGMAGNKGAVAIRFDYANTHICFVTAHLAAGFSNYDERNRDYATIHHGLRFQRNRGIDDHDAVIWLGDFNYRIGLNSETARALVKKRDFETLYENDQLNLQMVAGLSFPFYSEARITFPPTYKFDIGTDDYDTSEKARIPAWTDRILRKGSNLRQILYNSAPLKFSDHRPVHAAFECRVSIVDEQLREKISTELYQRRKAEVGDATAHLGTGEDSDDEDLIGYDSIEPGLPPASSDRQKWWLDNKQPARAAVPVPKPRNGQAVGLNPNRPSNPFGLTEEPDWISIPRSSSKASLSSMSSSPFEKVSLPNVMASGSSIQPRKLPPPYDPSALPAKVGRMNLLDDHAPMGHVETPPPPPPPRRGTSGVAAMGQTPPSNGFGLNRVQTQPLPPPLRPTSAASHASQFSQNSKGGKPAPPVAKKPVHLTTTSPSSSPALSQRAMEDDFRPPLPTRAHTGGLTGSPHSQGIGATSRKPVAPPKPSVNGTGANPSSSIGAVGLPGMTGGVPSRRAAPPVQPKPQLPQQNQNQHQRQGSTDLLGSLGEGQEVGGWETLKPSTRA, encoded by the exons ATGGAATATTCCTCAGGGGCCTACTCTTCCCAGGCTCCCTCTCCCGAAAAGTCATGCGAGCTCTACATACGCGACTATCCTCATCGATCCATCGCCATTGTTTCAACATCACACACTCTGATTCTTCGATATACTACCTCCACCAGTGAAGCCATCGCGAACGGCTCGCTTACATCCTTAACTGCGTCTACGAGGAGCCGCGGAAACCCCGGCGAAGCTTTGGTATCGAAATGCATGGTCGAGTTCGCACCTGTGTCGAGGCATTTGCTGCAGGACTATCGCCGTCTGACACATCGACCGATATACGGGACACTAGGCTTGATCACAGTTAACAGCGATGTCTTCCTATCCGTCATTACGCATGCGACACGTGCTGCCACCTTGCGGCCTGGCGAGACTGTTGAACGTATAAACGGTGTGGCCTTCTACTGCCTGAGTAGCGCGGACTATGACGATGTTGTTCCTCTCGAATCACTTGATCCGGAGTTTTCGGATTCTGCATCGGTGCAATCTGGTCCTTATGGACAAGGCCTTGGTCGAAGAGAAGTTGCCATGGAGCACCCATGTCACGAGCTTCGCAGCCTACTAAGCAACGGAACATTTTACTACAGTACAGATTTCGATCTCACAAATCGGCTTCAAGACAG ACCAATCAATTCCAACTCGTTCGAAATCGACAATTTTGACGATGGGTTTCTCTGGAACTCATTCATGATCAGTCCTCTTGTCCAGTTTCGTTCCCGTCTCATGCCTAATGAACGAGCTGCGCTTGATTCGTCACGAATACTGACATCAGCAATTCGTGGTTTCTGTAAAACCATGACAATTCCGCTAAGCTCTTCGCCACTTAAGAATTCCAAGTCAGGAATGCCTTCTTTTATGACTCTCATATCTCGACTATCCTGTCGCAGAGCTGGAACTCGCTTCAATTCACGAggtattgatgatgatgggcatGTGGCAAACTTTGTTGAAACTGAGACCACTTTCTGGAGCCCGGCGGGAACCATGTTCTCCTATGCTCAAGTGCGCGGATCAGTACCTGTCTTTTGGGAACAAGCAGCCGATCTTATTCCAGGTCGGCAGAAGATCACAGTCACCAGATCTCCCGACGGGACACAGCCGGCCTTCAACAAACATTTTGAGGAGCTCGAGCAATCGTACGGAGCTGTCCAtgtcatcaatcttcttAGTGAGACAAAGCCTGGCGAGGTAGAGCTCAGTACACTCTACCACAATGGTATCAAACACTGTCCATTAAGTCGTGCTGGCCCAGACGGATCTTCAGATCATGCTCTCTTGCGAGAAACCAATTACGATTTCCATGCAGAAACAAAAGGGCCAGCGGGATATGAGGCTGCGCGAGATATCCGCCGCTATATTGAGGACTCCACCGACGGTTTTGCCTACTTTCTTGCGGAGGAGACAAGCGAACCTAGATATGACCATGATGGCTCTGGACAAGCTCGTATGGTGGTTGTGCTTCAGCAGGAGGGTGTCTTCCGAACCAATTGTCTGGACTGTCTTGATCGAACTAATCTTGTGCAAACCATGATCTCACAGATGGCAGTTGAGGCCTTTCTTGGACATCGGGGTGAATTCGCTGCCTCTGATTTCTGGATGAGACATTCCAGTCTATGGGCAGACAACGGCGACTCTTTGTCCAAAACGTATGCTGGGACAGGCGCGCTCAAATCATCGTTCACGCGTCATGGAAAGATGTCTCTTGCAGGGGCTGTGGCTGACGTGCGAAAGTCTGTCCAACGTATCTATCACAACAACTTCCTCGACCCCTCTCGTCAAATCACTATTGACATGCTTTTGGGTCGCCTTGTTGGGCAAGCGGCGGTCCTTCTGTTCGATCCCATCAGCGATTTTGTGTCAACAGAGCTGTCCAAAAGGAGCAGCGAGTTCACGTCATACAACAGCATCACCATATGGGTTGGCACGTTCAACCTTAATGGCCGTACCGAAGGCGTcaatgatgatcttggcccCTGGTTATTCCCGGAGACCTTGGGAGATGCGCAGCCGGACATCTACGTCGTTGGTTTTCAAGAAATTGTAGAGCTCAGTCCGCAACAGATCATGAACAGTGACCCGTCACGGAAGAACCTATGGGAGCATGCCGTGAAGCGCAATCTCAACGATCGACAAAAGCGATTGGGAGGTGAGAGGTATGTGTTGCTGCGGAGCGGGCAGCTAGTTGGAGCAGCACTCTGCATTTTTGTAAAGACGCCCAGTTTGGCCAACATTAAGAACGTGGAGGGTAGCGTGAAAAAGACTGGCATGTCTGGCATGGCTGGAAACAAGGGTGCTGTGGCGATTCGATTCGACTATGCCAACACGCATATATGTTTCGTCACGGCACATCTGGCTGCTGGCTTTTCAAACTACGATGAACGCAACCGGGATTATGCAACAATACATCACGGTTTACGCTTTCAGCGGAACCGGGGAATCGATGATCATG ACGCCGTCATCTGGTTGGGCGACTTCAACTATCGCATTGGGCTCAACTCTGAAACTGCGCGTGCGTTGGTGAAGAAGCGTGACTTTGAGACGCTATACGAGAATGATCAGCTCAATCTGCAGATGGTAGCTGGATTATCGTTCCCCTTTTATTCTGAAGCTCGCATCACGTTTCCTCCGACGTACAAGTTTGACATAGGAACCGATGACTATGATACCTC TGAGAAAGCTCGCATTCCTGCGTGGACAGATCGTATTCTCAGGAAGGGTTCCAACCTCAGACAGATCTTGTATAACTCGGCACCTCTCAAATTCTCAGATCACCGACCTGTCCACGCTGCCTTCGAGTGTAGGGTGAGCATCGTGGATGAGCAGCTGCGAGAAAAGATCAGTACGGAGTTGTATCAACGTCGAAAGGCCGAGGTCGGAGACGCAACAGCTCATCTTGGCACTGGCGAGgacagcgatgatgaagatcttATTGGCTATGATTCTATCGAGCCAGGGCTTCCTCCCGCAAGTTCGGATCGCCAGAAGTGGTGGCTCGACAACAAGCAGCCCGCTCGTGCCGCTGTACCTGTGCCCAAACCCAGAAACGGGCAAGCCGTGGGCCTCAATCCCAACCGTCCTTCAAATCCCTTTGGTCTTACTGAAGAGCCGGATTGGATCTCTATTCCAAGATCGTCGTCAAAGGCATCTCTGTCCAGCATGTCCAGTTCACCATTTGAAAAAGTCAGCTTGCCCAACGTCATGGCATCAGGGTCGAGTATTCAACCTCGAAAGCTGCCACCGCCATATGACCCATCAGCATTGCCAGCTAAGGTCGGGCGCATGAATCTCCTAGATGATCATGCTCCTATGGGCCATGTCGAGACGCCACCTCCGCCTCCACCTCCGCGACGAGGAACATCAGGAGTGGCGGCAATGGGACAGACACCACCGAGCAACGGGTTTGGTCTTAATAGGGTGCAGACTCAACCGCTACCTCCACCTCTTCGGCCTACATCAGCAGCTTCTCATGCTTCCCAGTTCTCGCAGAACAGCAAGGGTGGGAAACCTGCGCCGCCAGTAGCGAAGAAGCCTGTACATCTGACCacaacatcgccaagctcaagcccaGCACTGAGCCAGAGAGCCATGGAAGACGACTTCCGGCCACCGCTGCCAACAAGGGCTCACACCGGAGGTCTCACAGGAAGTCCTCACTCACAGGGCATCGGAGCCACCTCACGGAAGCCCGTAGCACCTCCGAAGCCTAGCGTGAACGGAACTGGTGCAAACCCGTCTAGCTCGATCGGAGCGGTAGGGCTGCCCGGTATGACTGGCGGAGTGCCATCTCGCCGCGCAGCACCGCCAGTACAGCCCAAGCCACAGTTACCGCAACAGAACCAAAACCAGCATCAACGGCAAGGGTCTACGGATCTACTGGGATCTCTGGGTGAGGGTCAAGAGGTAGGAGGTTGGGAAACGCTGAAGCCGAGCACAAGGGCATAG
- a CDS encoding probable 14-3-3-like protein gives MATERESKTFLARLCEQAERYDEMVTYMKEVAKLGGELTVDERNLLSVAYKNVVGTRRASWRIISSIEQKEESKGSDKHVSTIKDYRNKIETELEKVCQDVLDVLDDFLIPNAATGESKVFYHKMKGDYHRYLAEFASGEKRKGAATAAHDAYKSATDVAQTELTPTHPIRLGLALNFSVFYYEILNSPDRACHLAKQAFDDAIAELDSLSEESYRDSTLIMQLLRDNLTLWTSSDSAEGEAAGAADAPKKEEGEATKPAEPAAAPAGEPAPAAAS, from the exons ATGGCCACCGAG CGTGAAAG CAAGACCTTCCTGGCCCGCCTCTGCGAGCAGGCCGAGCGCTACGATGAGATGGTCACCTACATGAAGGAGGTGGCTAAGCTGGGCGGAGAGCTCACTGTTGACGAGCGTAACCTCCTCAGCGTCGCCTACAAGAACGTTGTCGGCACCCGACGTGCCTCGTGGCGCATCATCTCCTCGATCGAGCAGAAGGAGGAATCTAAGGGCTCCGACAAGCACGTCTCTACCATCAAGGATTACCGCAACAAGATCGAGAccgagctcgagaaggtctGCCAGGATGTTCTCGATGTCCTCGACGACTTCCTCATCCCTAACGCTGCCACCGGCGAGTCCAAGGTCTTCTACCACAAGAT GAAGGGTGACTACCACCGTTACCTCGCTGAATTTGCCTCTGGTGAGAAGCGCAAGGGTGCTGCTACCGCTGCCCACGATGCTTACAAG AGCGCTACCGATGTTGCCCAGACTGAGCTCACTCCAACTCACCCTATCCGTCTGGGTCTCGCTCTCAACTTCTCCGTCTTCTACTACGAGATCTTGAACTCCCCCGACCGTGCTTGCCACCTTGCGAAGCAGGCCTTCGACGATGCTATTGCCGAGCTCGACTCCCTCTCTGAGGAGTCTTACCGTGATAGCACCCTGATCATGCAGCTCCTCCGAGACAACCTCACCCTCTGGACTTCTAGCGACAGCGCTGAGGGCGAGGCCGCTGGTGCTGCCGATGcccccaagaaggaggagggcgaggCTACCAAGCCCGCTGAGCCTGCCGCCGCCCCTGCTGGGGAGCCTGCGCCTGCTGCTGCCTCCTAA
- a CDS encoding related to triacylglycerol lipase, whose protein sequence is MRLRPVNTMRTLTLQLVLITSCLALSNPFSILRHSSNGPNIKPYGISVTLFATLERLSRLVDIAYCIGTTGVRKPFDCVSRCSEFPSLDLINTWNTGPLLSDSCGYIAVDHGVRQRGDNDAYMAGEPAIVVAFRGTYSIANTIVDLSTVPQEYVPYPSPDHDGENPPDEPKHQCTNCTVHMGFLQSWKNARSLVLPQLRQLRLQYPSYPVQLIGHSLGGSVACLAALELKVSMGWQDVIVTTFGEPRVGNEGLAHFVDEVFHLDGQDDLEGRQYRRVTHKEDPVPLLPLGEWGYKSHAGEIYIAKQELSPSEADIYMCIGDNDPKCISGADDSLWMTIRRLFHVKGLLTASDKLAELNGFPSRFKLWQLLFAHRDYFWRLGLCVPGGDPADWGRGRYQAPETEEL, encoded by the coding sequence ATGCGACTCAGGCCCGTCAACACGATGAGAACACTGACTCTTCAGCTGGTTCTCATCACTTCATGCCTCGCTCTTAGCAATCCATTTTCAATACTCAGACACAGCAGTAATGGTCCTAATATTAAACCCTACGGCATATCCGTTACCTTATTTGCAACACTCGAGCGTCTGTCGCGGCTCGTCGACATTGCCTATTGTATTGGCACCACAGGAGTCAGGAAACCCTTCGACTGTGTCTCGCGCTGCAGCGAGTTTCCCAGTCTCGATCTCATCAATACGTGGAACACTGGCCCTTTGCTCAGTGACAGTTGCGGCTATATCGCTGTGGATCACGGTGTGAGGCAACGCGGAGACAATGACGCTTACATGGCCGGTGAGCCTGCTATCGTGGTGGCCTTCCGTGGTACCTACAGCATCGCCAACACGATTGTCGATCTGAGTACTGTGCCGCAAGAGTATGTGCCGTACCCATCTCCTGACCACGACGGAGAAAACCCACCTGACGAACCGAAGCATCAATGTACAAATTGTACGGTGCACATGGGGTTCCTCCAGTCCTGGAAGAATGCCCGAAGCCTCGTACTTCCACAATTGAGACAGCTGAGGCTCCAATATCCTTCTTATCCTGTCCAGCTTATAGGTCATAGCCTGGGAGGTTCCGTCGCTTGCCTCGCTGCACTGGAGCTCAAGGTATCTATGGGGTGGCAGGACGTCATAGTCACGACCTTTGGTGAGCCCCGAGTTGGGAATGAAGGGCTCGCCCACTTCGTCGATGAAGTCTTCCATCTagatggccaagatgatCTCGAGGGGCGACAATACAGGCGGGTTACTCACAAGGAAGACCCCGTGCCTCTGCTTCCTCTGGGTGAATGGGGCTACAAGTCACACGCAGGGGAGATATACATCGCCAAACAGGAGCTAAGCCCTTCTGAAGCCGATATTTACATGTGTATCGGCGACAACGATCCGAAATGCATCTCCGGGGCAGACGACTCGTTATGGATGACGATACGCCGCTTGTTCCACGTCAAAGGCCTTCTAACGGCCTCGGACAAATTGGCAGAGTTGAACGGATTCCCTTCTAGATTCAAGCTATGGCAACTGCTGTTTGCTCATCGGGATTACTTCTGGAGACTCGGCCTCTGTGTACCAGGAGGCGACCCTGCAGATTGGGGCAGAGGACGTTACCAAGCACCGGAAACGGAGGAGCTATGA